A genomic segment from Propioniciclava sp. MC1595 encodes:
- the aat gene encoding leucyl/phenylalanyl-tRNA--protein transferase yields the protein MQLSGVFGPEGEWPDQDLIALSLEFDAGLVEAAYRSGVFPMPLPESGWPDAMGWWSPLHRGILPLDDLRITRSLRKSAGRYEVTADRAFAEVIARCADPRRPSGWIDGRIVEVYTELHRHGLAHSVEAWTPSGDLAGGLYGVALGGLFAGESMFHDPALGRDASKVALLGLARVLDDGVEGRLLDVQWVTDHLESLGAVEVDRVDYLRLLSEALDLPAPDWSVLTAG from the coding sequence ATGCAGCTGTCGGGGGTGTTCGGGCCGGAGGGGGAGTGGCCCGACCAGGACCTGATCGCGCTGTCGCTGGAGTTCGACGCCGGCCTCGTCGAGGCCGCCTACCGCTCGGGCGTGTTCCCGATGCCGCTGCCCGAGTCGGGCTGGCCCGACGCGATGGGCTGGTGGTCGCCCCTCCACCGCGGGATCCTGCCGCTGGACGACCTCCGCATCACCCGTTCGTTGCGCAAGTCGGCCGGCCGCTACGAGGTGACGGCCGACCGTGCGTTCGCCGAGGTGATCGCCCGCTGCGCCGACCCGCGGCGTCCGTCGGGGTGGATCGACGGGCGCATCGTCGAGGTCTACACCGAACTGCACCGGCACGGGCTCGCCCACTCGGTCGAGGCGTGGACGCCCTCCGGCGACCTGGCCGGTGGCCTCTACGGGGTCGCGCTCGGGGGACTGTTCGCGGGGGAGTCGATGTTCCACGACCCGGCACTGGGCCGGGATGCCTCGAAGGTCGCCCTGCTCGGGCTCGCGCGCGTGCTGGACGACGGCGTCGAGGGCCGGCTGCTCGACGTGCAGTGGGTCACCGACCACCTCGAGTCACTGGGCGCGGTCGAGGTGGACCGCGTCGACTACCTGCGCCTGCTGTCGGAGGCGCTGGACCTGCCGGCGCCGGACTGGTCCGTGCTGACGGCCGGCTGA
- a CDS encoding flavin reductase family protein, translated as MGVHTYRPAEGHGLAHNPFNAIVGPRPIGWIGTLAADGRRNLAPYSFFNAFNYTPPLVGFSSTAWKHTARNCADTGEFTWNLVSRDLLVPMNETATLSDVDEFVRAGLTPEASEVIAAPRVGEARVTFECRVTQQIELTDVAGRPSGAVLTVGEVVMVHIDDDLLVDGIFDTVRAEPLLRGGGPTAYFGIADGSRLDLARPRD; from the coding sequence ATGGGCGTCCACACCTATCGCCCCGCCGAGGGGCACGGGCTGGCCCACAACCCGTTCAACGCGATCGTCGGGCCGCGCCCGATCGGCTGGATCGGCACCCTTGCCGCCGACGGACGCCGTAACCTCGCTCCCTACTCGTTCTTCAACGCGTTCAACTACACCCCGCCGCTGGTGGGGTTCTCGAGCACGGCGTGGAAGCACACGGCCCGGAACTGCGCCGACACCGGCGAGTTCACGTGGAACCTCGTCTCCCGTGACCTGCTGGTGCCGATGAACGAGACGGCGACGCTCTCCGACGTCGACGAGTTCGTGCGCGCTGGGCTGACGCCCGAGGCGTCCGAGGTCATCGCCGCGCCCCGCGTGGGTGAGGCGCGGGTCACGTTCGAGTGCCGGGTGACGCAGCAGATCGAGCTGACCGACGTGGCCGGACGCCCCAGCGGGGCCGTGCTGACGGTCGGGGAGGTCGTGATGGTGCACATCGACGACGACCTGCTGGTCGACGGGATCTTCGACACCGTGCGCGCCGAGCCGCTGCTGCGCGGGGGCGGTCCTACGGCCTACTTCGGGATCGCGGACGGCAGCCGGCTCGACCTGGCGCGCCCGCGGGACTGA
- a CDS encoding DUF1707 domain-containing protein, translating to MSNIERRKRLRAGDTDRDAVLEVLHAAFAAGRLTPTDLADRQEAALAARYIDELPELVEDCPEGAQLVRGWGGAPVPAPQPWSSSAPVPTAGDGNWTVTIMSGRRVDLAPGQTYRNFAMMGGDDVYLRDALGPGVVLTLDLPCVMGGHNLYVPEGVRVVEESQGIMGGNSIRRSAQGDGSNGTLVIRGVLLMGGHTVKLDKRP from the coding sequence ATGTCCAACATCGAGCGACGCAAGCGACTGCGCGCGGGCGACACCGATCGCGACGCCGTGCTCGAGGTGCTGCACGCCGCCTTCGCGGCCGGACGCCTCACCCCCACCGACCTGGCCGACCGCCAGGAAGCCGCCCTGGCGGCCCGCTACATCGACGAGCTCCCCGAGCTGGTCGAGGACTGCCCCGAGGGCGCCCAGCTGGTGCGCGGCTGGGGCGGCGCACCCGTGCCGGCACCGCAGCCGTGGTCGTCGTCGGCCCCCGTGCCCACGGCCGGCGACGGCAACTGGACCGTCACCATCATGTCCGGCCGCCGGGTCGACCTCGCGCCGGGCCAGACGTACCGCAACTTCGCGATGATGGGCGGCGACGACGTCTACCTGCGCGACGCGCTGGGCCCGGGCGTCGTGCTGACGCTCGACCTGCCGTGCGTGATGGGCGGCCACAACCTGTACGTGCCCGAGGGCGTCCGCGTGGTCGAGGAGTCCCAGGGGATCATGGGCGGCAACTCCATCCGCCGCTCGGCCCAGGGCGACGGCAGCAACGGCACGCTGGTCATCCGGGGCGTCCTGCTCATGGGCGGGCACACGGTCAAGCTCGACAAGCGGCCCTGA
- a CDS encoding EcsC family protein: MAEQSRDVSKNFVTRAPEVGGNLLRNLLEVAINGTANVPGAKTTAAKHLVKRETVEEALESLALTHVGLAGAQGFLTSLGGLPTLAVTLPANIAGLAIVQIRMIASIAHLRGYDIDSRQVRTAMILCLMGRDGTQKLVDDGVLPTTPLAIATAPVFDSTLDQSVSEKVLGELVSRLGGRRASLILVRRVPLLGGGIGATMDGFSTIEIGGYAREVFVNRRRLTRD; encoded by the coding sequence ATGGCCGAGCAATCCCGCGACGTGAGCAAGAACTTCGTCACGCGCGCACCCGAGGTCGGCGGCAACCTGCTCCGGAACCTCCTCGAGGTCGCGATCAACGGCACGGCGAACGTGCCGGGCGCGAAGACGACGGCAGCCAAGCACCTCGTCAAGCGCGAGACCGTCGAGGAGGCGCTCGAGTCCCTCGCCCTGACCCACGTCGGGCTCGCCGGGGCGCAGGGGTTCCTGACCAGCCTCGGCGGCCTCCCCACCCTCGCCGTCACCCTCCCCGCCAACATCGCGGGCCTCGCGATCGTGCAGATCCGCATGATCGCCTCGATCGCCCACTTGCGCGGCTACGACATCGACTCCCGGCAGGTCCGCACGGCGATGATCCTGTGCCTGATGGGCCGCGACGGCACGCAGAAGCTCGTCGACGACGGCGTCCTGCCCACCACCCCCCTGGCCATCGCGACCGCCCCGGTGTTCGACTCCACGCTCGACCAGTCCGTCAGCGAGAAGGTGCTGGGCGAACTCGTGTCCCGCCTCGGCGGCCGTCGGGCGTCCCTCATCCTGGTCCGCCGCGTGCCGCTGCTGGGCGGCGGCATCGGCGCCACCATGGACGGCTTCTCCACCATCGAGATCGGCGGCTACGCCCGCGAGGTCTTCGTCAACCGCCGCCGGCTGACCCGCGACTGA
- a CDS encoding Fpg/Nei family DNA glycosylase encodes MPEMPEVEALRDFLAQRVLGRTVVRADLAAFSALKTYEVPLSALHGLEVTAVERHGKFLCLNVDGTWLAFHLARAGWLTWHDPVPATPVRPGKGPLALRVVFEGDDGEVGFSLTEAGTQKHLAVYVVGDLAEVPGIARLGPDPLADGFTRDDFAAVLAAHARTQVKGLLKDQSVFAGIGNAYSDEILQAARLSPFKLAGSLTEDEVTALYAAVRDDLGAAIDRAVGNKPADLKDGKRTHLRVHGKKGEPCPTCGTVIAEVSFADSFLNYCPGCQTGGKLLADRRMSKLLK; translated from the coding sequence ATGCCGGAGATGCCCGAGGTCGAGGCCCTGCGCGACTTCCTCGCCCAGCGCGTGCTGGGCCGCACCGTCGTGCGCGCCGACCTGGCCGCCTTCTCGGCGCTCAAGACGTACGAGGTCCCGCTCAGCGCGCTGCACGGGTTGGAGGTCACCGCGGTCGAGCGGCACGGCAAGTTCCTGTGCCTGAATGTGGACGGCACGTGGCTCGCGTTCCACCTCGCCCGGGCCGGGTGGCTGACGTGGCACGACCCGGTGCCGGCGACCCCGGTGCGCCCGGGCAAGGGACCCCTCGCGCTGCGGGTGGTGTTCGAGGGCGACGACGGTGAGGTGGGGTTCAGCCTCACCGAGGCGGGGACGCAGAAGCACCTGGCCGTGTACGTCGTCGGTGACCTCGCCGAGGTGCCCGGCATCGCCCGGCTCGGGCCCGACCCGCTCGCCGACGGCTTCACGCGGGACGACTTCGCGGCCGTCCTCGCCGCGCACGCCCGCACCCAAGTGAAGGGCCTGCTCAAGGACCAGTCGGTGTTCGCCGGCATCGGCAACGCCTACTCCGACGAGATCCTGCAGGCCGCCCGGTTGAGCCCCTTCAAGCTGGCCGGCTCGCTGACCGAGGACGAGGTCACCGCCCTGTACGCGGCGGTGCGCGACGACCTGGGGGCCGCCATTGACCGGGCCGTGGGCAACAAGCCTGCCGACCTCAAGGACGGCAAGCGGACCCACCTGCGCGTCCACGGCAAGAAGGGGGAGCCGTGCCCGACGTGCGGCACCGTCATCGCCGAGGTGAGCTTCGCCGACTCGTTCCTGAACTACTGCCCCGGATGCCAGACGGGCGGCAAGCTCCTGGCCGACCGGCGGATGTCGAAGCTGTTGAAGTAG